One region of Juglans microcarpa x Juglans regia isolate MS1-56 chromosome 7S, Jm3101_v1.0, whole genome shotgun sequence genomic DNA includes:
- the LOC121240670 gene encoding UDP-galactose/UDP-glucose transporter 5B-like, whose amino-acid sequence MAEPTSGAGGTWKESKIWKMVFSVVGIMTTLVTYGVLQEKIMRVPYGVNKEYFKYSLFLVFCNRITTSAVSAGALLASKKALDPVAPVYKYCLVSISNILTTTCQYEALKYVSFPIQTLAKCAKMIPVMVWGTIIMQKKYVGHDYLLAFLVTLGCSIFILYPAASEISPYSRGRENTTWGVSLMIGYLGFDGFTSTFQDKLFKGYDMDIHNQIFYTTLCSCILSFTGLTLQGHLLPAIDFVYRHNDCFFDITLLSTVATVSQFFISYTIRNFGALTFATIMTTRQLVSIMLSCIWFAHPLSWEQCIGAVIVFGSLYAKSFLRKAPQRSSPSEATENGASRPV is encoded by the exons ATGGCGGAGCCAACATCAGGTGCAGGTGGTACTTGGAAGGAGAGCAAGATATGGAAGATGGTTTTTTCTGTGGTCGGAATCATGACCACCCTCGTCACCTACGGGGTCTTACAg GAAAAGATCATGAGAGTGCCATATGGGGTTaacaaagaatattttaaatactccCTGTTTCTTGTTTTCTGCAATCGCATCACAACATCGGCTGTCTCTGCAGGTGCTTTACTG GCAAGTAAAAAAGCCCTGGACCCAGTAGCTCCAGTGTACAAGTACTGCCTCGTGTCAATATCAAACATACTAACCACCACATGTCAGTATGAG GCCCTGAAATATGTCAGTTTTCCCATTCAGACACTTGCTAAATGTGCTAAAATGATACCTGTTATG GTTTGGGGCACTATTATTATGCAGAAGAAATACGTAGGACATGACTATTTGTTGGCTTTTCTGGTGACCCTGGGCTGTTCAATATTTATTCTATATCCG GCAGCATCTGAGATCAGCCCATACAGTCGAGGAAGGGAAAACACTACTTGGGGCGTCTCCCTAATGATTGGTTATCTCGG GTTTGATGGATTTACGAGCACATTCCAAGATAAACTTTTTAAAGGCTATGATATGGATATACACAACCAAATATTCTACACAACATTATGTTCTTGTATTCTTAGCTTTACAG GTCTTACGTTACAAGGACATCTACTTCCAGCTATAGATTTTGTTTATCGCCATAATGATTGTTTCTTTGACATCACATTGCTTTCCACT GTTGCAACTGTGAGTCAATTTTTCATTTCCTACACAATTCGTAATTTTGGGGCCCTGACGTTTGCCACCATTATGACCACACGACAG TTGGTGAGTATCATGCTGTCATGCATCTGGTTCGCCCATCCCCTTAGCTGGGAACAGTGTATCGGAGCT GTTATTGTCTTTGGTTCCCTATATGCAAAAAGCTTCTTAAGAAAAGCACCTCAAAGATCTTCACCTTCAGAAGCTACAGAAAATGGAGCTTCTAGGCCAGTGTAG
- the LOC121240671 gene encoding 12S seed storage globulin 1-like, with amino-acid sequence MELDLSPKLAKKVYGGDGGSYFAWSPSELPMLREGNIGAAKLALEKNGFALPRYSDSAKVAYVLQGHGVAGIVLPESEEKVLEIKKGDAIALPFGVVTWWYNKEDTELAVLFLGDTSKAHKTGEFTDFFLTGSNGIFTGFSIEFVSRAWDLDENLVKTLVGKQSGNGIVKLDEKFKIPEPKKKDREGMALNCEEAPLDVDIEKGGRVVVLNTNNLPLVGEVGLGADLVRLDGSAMCSPGFSCDSALQVTYIVRGSGRVQVVGVDGRRVLETTVKAGNLFIVPRFFVVSKIAAPDGMEWFSIITTPNPIFTHLAGRTSVWKALSPQVLEAAFNVDSNTENSFRSKRTSDAIFFPPPS; translated from the exons atGGAGCTTGATCTTTCTCCCAAGTTAGCTAAGAAGGTGTACGGAGGTGATGGTGGTTCGTACTTTGCATGGTCCCCATCTGAGCTTCCCATGCTGCGTGAAGGGAACATTGGTGCCGCCAAGTTGGCCCTTGAGAAGAATGGTTTTGCTCTTCCTCGTTACTCTGATTCTGCCAAGGTTGCTTATGTCCTCCAAG gaCATGGTGTAGCTGGAATTGTCCTTCCTGAATCAGAAGAGAAGGTCcttgaaattaaaaaaggtgATGCCATTGCCCTTCCTTTTGGTGTTGTTACATGGTGGTACAATAAAGAGGATACAGAGTTAGCTGTACTTTTCTTGGGAGATACTTCTAAAGCTCACAAAACTGGTGAGTTTACTGATTTTTTCCTGACTGGTTCCAATGGAATCTTCACCGGCTTTTCGATTGAGTTTGTGAGCCGAGCCTGGGACTTGGATGAGAACCTTGTTAAGACCCTTGTTGGCAAGCAATCAGGCAATGGCATTGTCAAGCTTGATGAGAAATTTAAAATCCCTGAACCAAAGAAGAAAGATAGAGAGGGTATGGCACTGAATTGTGAGGAGGCTCCTTTAGATGTGGACATTGAGAAAGGTGGAAGGGTTGTGGTCTTGAACACAAACAACCTTCCTTTGGTTGGTGAAGTTGGTCTTGGGGCTGACCTTGTTAGATTGGATGGGAGTGCCATGTGCTCCCCTGGATTCTCTTGTGACTCTGCATTGCAGGTGACTTATATTGTCAGGGGAAGTGGCCGTGTTCAAGTTGTTGGTGTTGATGGTCGCAGGGTCTTGGAAACAACTGTAAAAGCTGGTAATTTGTTCATCGTGCCGAGGTTTTTTGTTGTTTCGAAGATTGCTGCTCCTGATGGTATGGAGTGGTTCTCTATCATCACCACCCCAAA TCCTATATTCACTCACTTAGCAGGAAGGACTTCTGTGTGGAAGGCTTTATCTCCTCAGGTGCTTGAGGCTGCATTCAATGTGGATTCAAATACTGAAAATTCTTTCCGTTCAAAGAGGACTTCTGATGCCATTTTCTTCCCTCCACcgagttga